GCGAGGCACTCGACCTCGAACTCGCCCGCGCCGCAGGCCTCCCCGGCTACGGCGCCGACATCCCCACCACCCACCCGGCCGCGCCCACTCCCGCCTCCACGGACCCGACCGCCGGCAACGCGCCCACAGCAGCAGCCCCGAGCCCCGCTGACACCTCTCCAGGCAGCGCGAAGACGGAAGACGCAACACCGGACGGCCCCACGGCAGACGGCTCCCCGGCGGAAAGCAACGGCGCGACCGCCCCCGAGCCGGGCTCCGCGGCCACGGACGGCCCCACGCCGACAGACGCCGCCTCGGACACCACCCCCGCCGGCGACTCCGGGCAACGCCCCAACGACGCCGCACCGGGAAACTGATGCGGTGACCAGAGGGGGGAACATGACCGCGCTCGGACCACTCATGGCGCGCTCCGACGACCACATACCGGTGAGGACCCCGCGCGTCCCCGCCCGCGAGGCGGCCGAGCGTGAACTGTCCGACCCCCGGTACCACCAGCACGACCCCAACCCGATCCAGCAGGCCCTTGATTGGCTCTGGGCACGCGTCGACGAGCTCGTCGGCGCCGCTGCCGGCACCACCCCGGGTGGCTGGATCGGGCTTCTGGCCATCGCCGCGTTCGTCGTTCTGCTGATCGCCGCCCTCCGGTTGCGGCTCGGCGCGGTGCGCCGCACTCCGACCACGAGCGGCGTGCTCTTCGCCGAAACGCCCCGAACCGCAGCCGAACACCGTTCCGCAGCTGACCGGCACGCCGCCGAGGGCCGCTGGAACGAAGCGATCCAGGACCGCATGCGGGCCCTCGTCCTCGCCCTGGAAGAGCGCACACTGCTCGCCCCCGGCCCGGGCCGCACCGCCGACGAGGCCGCCGGCGAAGCCACCCGGGCATTTCCCGCATACGCCGACCGGCTGCGCACCGCGGCCCGCACCTTCGACGAGGTCACATACGGCGGCCGCCCCGGCACGGAACGGGCGCACACCCTCCTGACCAGCCTCGACACCGACCTCCAGCACGCCAAGCCCGACCTGGCCATCACCCCGACCGGGAGCCGCGGATGACTACGGCCGCCCCCGACTCCCCCGGAATCGCTCCCCCCGCTCGTGGTCTGTGGACCCGGTCCCGCGGGCCACTGCTCGCGCTTCTTCTGCTCGTCGTCAGCGGTGTGGTCCTCGGCGCCCTCCAGTCCGGCGAACAGCACGGCCGGCTCGATCCCCGGTCGACGGACCGGACCGGAAGCCGGGCCATCGCCCGGCTCCTGGCCTCCCACGGTGTCTCCACCCAGGTCGTGACCACCTCTGAGGAAGCCGCGGCCGCGGCCGGCCCCGACACCACCCTGCTCGTCACCGACCCCGACGTACTGACGCAGGATCAGCTGACGGGCCTGCACACCGCGACCGCGCACACCCCCGGCCGCACCGTCCTGCTCGCCCCCGGCACCTCGTCCCTCGAAACCTTCACCCCCGGCGTCCGGATGGAACCCCCGGTCCGGACGTCGGCACGCCCGCCGGCCTGTTCCCTGCCGGACGCCCGACGCGCGGGCAGTGCCCTCCTCGGCGGCCTCCGCTACGCCACGGCCACCAACGGCGCCGACCGCTGCTACGTCAGCGGCGGCCGGCCCACCCTGCTGCGCCTGCCGGCCCGCGACACCGGCCGCGACACCGTGCTCCTCGGCTCCGCCGACCTCCTCTACAACCAGCACCTCGCCGAGCACGGCAACGCCTCGCTGGCCCTTCAACTCCTCGGTGAGCACAAGCATCTGGTCTGGTACCTCCCCTCCGTGAGCGACCCGTCATCCGCCCAGGACCAACAGCGCGGTTTCTTCGGCCTCATCCCTTCCGGCTGGCGCTGGGCCCTGCTCCAACTCGCCTTCGCCGCTGGATTCGCAGCCCTGTGGCGCGCCCGCCGCCTCGGCCCCTTGGTTCCGGAAAAGCTCCCGGTGACCGTCCCCGCCGCCGAGACCACCGAGGGCCACGCCCGCCTCTACGAGCAGGCCAATGCCCGCGACCGGGCCTCCGACGTGTTGCGCTCCGCGACCCGCACGCGACTCGCCCCCCTCATCGGCGTGTCCGCAGCACACGCCCACACCGCCGACGTCCTTCTGCCTGCCATTCACGCCCACTTGCACGTCGCGCCCGGCCCCTCAGCAGACCTCCATGTCCTGCTCTTCGGTCCGGCACCCGCGGACGACAAAGCCTTGGTGCGCCTGGCCGACCAACTCGACGCACTCGAATCCTCGATCGTTTCCCAAGAGAGGCACGCCCCCCGTGAGCACCCCGACCGCTGACAGCGCCCGAACCTCCCTTGAGGACCTGCGCACCGAGATAGCCAAGGCCGTCGTAGGCCAGGACCCCGCCGTCACCGGGCTGGTCGTCGCACTCCTCTGCCGCGGTCACGTGCTCCTCGAAGGCGCCCCCGGCGTCGCCAAGACCCTGCTCGTACGTGCCCTGTCGGCCGCTCTCGAACTCGACACCAAGCGCGTCCAGTTCACCCCTGACCTGATGCCGAGTGATGTCACCGGCTCACTGGTCTACGACAGCCGCAGCGCCGAGTTCTCCTTCCAGCCGGGCCCCGTCTTCACCAACCTCCTGCTCGCCGACGAGATCAACCGCACGCCTCCCAAAACCCAGGCGTCCTTGCTCGAAGCGATGGAAGAGCGGCAGGTGACCGTCGACGGCACAGCCCGCCCCCTCCCCGAGCCGTTTCTGGTGGCTGCCACCCAGAACCCCGTGGAGTACGAGGGCACTTACCCCCTCCCCGAGGCTCAGCTCGACCGCTTCCTACTGAAGCTGACAGTGCCGCTCCCCGCCCGCCACGACGAGATAGACATCCTCACCCGCCACGCGGCCGGCTTCAGCCCCCGCGACCTCGGCGCCGCAGGTCTGCGCCCCGTCGCCTCCACCGCCGACCTCGACGCTGCCCGGGCCGCGGTCGCCAAGACCGCCGTCTCCCCTGAAGTCACCGGCTATATCGTCGATATCTGCCGTGCCACCCGCGAATCCCCCTCGCTCTCTCTCGGCGTCTCCCCCCGAGGCGCCACCGCCCTGCTCTCCACGTCACGAGCCTGGGCCTGGCTGACCGGCCGCGACTATGTCACCCCTGATGACGTCAAGGCCCTCGCCCTTCCCACGCTCCGACATCGCGTCCACCTCCGCCCCGAAGCGGAGATGGAAGGAGTCACCGCCGACTCCGTGATCAACGCCGTGCTCGCTCATCTCCCCGTCCCCCGCTGAGACGACACCGTGGCCCTCACCGGACGCACCGCCCTCATCTCCGCACTCGGAGCCCTCTTCGTCGGCTTCGTGCTGCCCAGCTGGCTTGGCATCCTCACCATCCAACTCGCCTTGCTGATAGCAATCTTGTGCGATATCGCGCTCGCCGCGCCAGTGCGAAAGCTCCATTTCACCCGAACCGGTGACACAACAGTTCGACTCGCAGACGAAGCCCACACCCACCTCACGGTCACCAACCCGAGCCGCCGCACGCTGCGCGCCCAGATCCGTGACGCCTGGCCCCCCAGCTCCTTCCACCCCGGCTCGGACTTCCCCTCATCCCGCCACACCGTGCGCATCCCCGCCGCCGAACGCCGACGCCTCACCACGACGCTCCACCCCACCCGCCGCGGTGACCATCACGCAGTCCGCGTCACGGTCCGCTCCTACGGCCCGCTCGGCCTGGCCGCCCGCCAAGGAAGCCAGCACGTCCCATGGACGCTGCGCGTCCTGCCGCCCTTCACCAGCCGCAAGCATCTCCCCGCCAAGCTCGCCCGGCTCCGCGAACTCGACGGCCGCACCAGCATCCTGACCCGCGGTGAGGGAACCGAGTTCGACAGCCTCCGCGACTACACCCCCGGCGACGACACCCGCTCCATCGACTGGCGCGCCACCGCCCGTCGGCAGAACCTCGCAGTCCGCACCTGGCGCCCCGAACGCGACCGACGCATCCTGCTCGTCCTGGAGACCGGCCGCACCTCTGCCGGCCGCGTCGGCGACATCCCCCGCCTCGATGCCTCCATGGACGCCGCCCTGCTGCTCGGCGCCCTCGCCGCCCGCGCCGGTGACCGCGTGGACCTGCTCGCCTACGACCGCCGCATACGCGCCTCCGTGCAAGGCCGCACGGCACGCGATCTTCTCCCGGCCCTGACCGACGCCATGGCCCCCCTCGAATCCGAACTGGTCGAGGCGGACGCCCGCGGCTTGGCCGCCACGATCCACCGCCGCACCCCGCGCCGGTCCCTCATCGTGCTCTTCACAGGCCTGGACGCAGCTCCCGTGGAGGAGGCTCTCCTGCCCGTCCTCCCCAGCCTCATCCAACGCAATGAGCTGATCGTCGCGGCCGTGGCCGACCCCCGCATCGAGGAAATGGCCGCCGGCCGGCACACCCCCCAGGCCGTCTACGCAGCAGCAGCCGCAGAACAGACCCACGCCGCCCGCCGCCGCACCGCAGACCGCCTCCGCCACCACGGCATCACGGTCATCGACTCCACCCCGGCCCGCCTGGCCCCCGACCTGGCCGACGCCTACCTCACCCTGAAGTCCGCCGGCCGCCTGTAGCCTCCGCGCTCCTCCCCGCCCCTCACAGAACATGGCCCCAGCAGCTACAGCCCACGGGACACGGGGCTCCACGGGACACGGGACTACAGAGCAGCGATACGAGGCAACGCCCCCCCCCGCTAGCAGTCGCTGTGCCACCTCGGAGCCCGGCCGCCCCATGCACTCTCACCGAAGGACCAGTAGAGGGAAAGCCCTCAGCCTCAGCTCCTTGAGCCGCACCTACCGGTCCGCACCGCCCTGAGGGACCAAACATCCCACATCGCCACCAGCGCCGAGCTCTCATCCCCCACCCATCGGTCACCCACACCGGCCCTCAACGCGAAAATGCCCCG
This Streptomyces decoyicus DNA region includes the following protein-coding sequences:
- a CDS encoding DUF4129 domain-containing protein, which translates into the protein MTALGPLMARSDDHIPVRTPRVPAREAAERELSDPRYHQHDPNPIQQALDWLWARVDELVGAAAGTTPGGWIGLLAIAAFVVLLIAALRLRLGAVRRTPTTSGVLFAETPRTAAEHRSAADRHAAEGRWNEAIQDRMRALVLALEERTLLAPGPGRTADEAAGEATRAFPAYADRLRTAARTFDEVTYGGRPGTERAHTLLTSLDTDLQHAKPDLAITPTGSRG
- a CDS encoding DUF4350 domain-containing protein, translating into MTTAAPDSPGIAPPARGLWTRSRGPLLALLLLVVSGVVLGALQSGEQHGRLDPRSTDRTGSRAIARLLASHGVSTQVVTTSEEAAAAAGPDTTLLVTDPDVLTQDQLTGLHTATAHTPGRTVLLAPGTSSLETFTPGVRMEPPVRTSARPPACSLPDARRAGSALLGGLRYATATNGADRCYVSGGRPTLLRLPARDTGRDTVLLGSADLLYNQHLAEHGNASLALQLLGEHKHLVWYLPSVSDPSSAQDQQRGFFGLIPSGWRWALLQLAFAAGFAALWRARRLGPLVPEKLPVTVPAAETTEGHARLYEQANARDRASDVLRSATRTRLAPLIGVSAAHAHTADVLLPAIHAHLHVAPGPSADLHVLLFGPAPADDKALVRLADQLDALESSIVSQERHAPREHPDR
- a CDS encoding DUF58 domain-containing protein encodes the protein MALTGRTALISALGALFVGFVLPSWLGILTIQLALLIAILCDIALAAPVRKLHFTRTGDTTVRLADEAHTHLTVTNPSRRTLRAQIRDAWPPSSFHPGSDFPSSRHTVRIPAAERRRLTTTLHPTRRGDHHAVRVTVRSYGPLGLAARQGSQHVPWTLRVLPPFTSRKHLPAKLARLRELDGRTSILTRGEGTEFDSLRDYTPGDDTRSIDWRATARRQNLAVRTWRPERDRRILLVLETGRTSAGRVGDIPRLDASMDAALLLGALAARAGDRVDLLAYDRRIRASVQGRTARDLLPALTDAMAPLESELVEADARGLAATIHRRTPRRSLIVLFTGLDAAPVEEALLPVLPSLIQRNELIVAAVADPRIEEMAAGRHTPQAVYAAAAAEQTHAARRRTADRLRHHGITVIDSTPARLAPDLADAYLTLKSAGRL
- a CDS encoding AAA family ATPase; amino-acid sequence: MSTPTADSARTSLEDLRTEIAKAVVGQDPAVTGLVVALLCRGHVLLEGAPGVAKTLLVRALSAALELDTKRVQFTPDLMPSDVTGSLVYDSRSAEFSFQPGPVFTNLLLADEINRTPPKTQASLLEAMEERQVTVDGTARPLPEPFLVAATQNPVEYEGTYPLPEAQLDRFLLKLTVPLPARHDEIDILTRHAAGFSPRDLGAAGLRPVASTADLDAARAAVAKTAVSPEVTGYIVDICRATRESPSLSLGVSPRGATALLSTSRAWAWLTGRDYVTPDDVKALALPTLRHRVHLRPEAEMEGVTADSVINAVLAHLPVPR